One window of the Sulfitobacter sp. HNIBRBA3233 genome contains the following:
- the argH gene encoding argininosuccinate lyase, translating to MTDKTSNKMWGGRFAAGPDAIMEAINASIGFDKRMAAQDIAGSRAHAAMLAAQGIIEASDAEAIREGLLTVLSEIEDGNFEFSAALEDIHMNVEARLKEVIGEPAGRLHTGRSRNDQVATDFKLWVRDQLDAFEGALLALLRALLAQAESGADWVMPGFTHLQTAQPVTWGHHMMAYVEMFGRDLGRVRDARARMNESPLGAAALAGTSFPIDRDATAEALGFDRPAANSLDAVSDRDFALEFLGAASICAMHLSRFAEELVIWSSAQFRFVSLSDRFSTGSSIMPQKKNPDAAELIRAKVGRIFGANVALMMVMKGLPLAYSKDMQEDKEQVFDAADNLMLALAAMEGMVKDMTGNRENLAAAAGSGFSTATDLADWLVRVLGLPFRDAHHITGALVATAEAQGCDLPDLTLEQMQAAHGDITEDVFSVLGVENSVNSRMSYGGTAPAQVRAQIARWKETLG from the coding sequence ATGACTGACAAGACTTCCAACAAGATGTGGGGCGGCCGTTTCGCCGCCGGACCCGATGCAATCATGGAGGCAATTAACGCCTCGATCGGGTTTGACAAGCGTATGGCAGCCCAGGACATTGCAGGCTCTCGCGCCCACGCGGCGATGCTGGCCGCGCAGGGTATCATCGAAGCTAGCGATGCCGAGGCGATACGTGAAGGGCTGCTCACGGTCTTGTCAGAAATCGAGGACGGAAACTTCGAATTCTCCGCCGCGCTGGAGGACATCCACATGAACGTGGAAGCGCGCCTGAAAGAAGTGATCGGAGAGCCTGCCGGGCGTCTTCACACGGGCCGGTCGCGCAACGATCAGGTGGCGACGGACTTCAAACTGTGGGTGCGGGACCAGCTCGACGCGTTCGAGGGTGCGCTCCTCGCTCTGCTGCGCGCGCTCCTCGCACAGGCCGAGAGCGGTGCGGACTGGGTGATGCCGGGGTTCACCCACCTGCAAACCGCGCAACCCGTCACATGGGGCCATCACATGATGGCCTATGTCGAGATGTTCGGCCGTGATCTGGGCCGCGTGCGCGACGCGCGGGCGCGGATGAACGAAAGCCCCCTCGGGGCGGCGGCGCTGGCGGGGACATCCTTTCCCATCGACCGCGATGCCACGGCAGAGGCTCTGGGCTTCGACCGGCCTGCGGCCAACAGCCTTGACGCGGTGAGTGACCGCGATTTCGCGCTGGAGTTTCTGGGTGCCGCCAGCATCTGCGCGATGCACCTGAGCCGTTTTGCCGAAGAACTGGTGATCTGGTCCTCGGCGCAGTTCCGTTTCGTCAGCCTGTCGGACAGGTTCTCGACAGGGTCGAGCATCATGCCGCAAAAGAAGAACCCCGATGCAGCCGAGCTGATCCGCGCCAAGGTGGGTCGGATATTCGGCGCCAACGTCGCGCTGATGATGGTGATGAAGGGGCTGCCGCTGGCCTATTCCAAGGACATGCAGGAAGACAAGGAACAGGTCTTTGACGCGGCGGACAACCTGATGCTGGCGCTGGCCGCCATGGAAGGTATGGTCAAGGACATGACCGGCAACCGCGAAAACCTTGCAGCCGCGGCGGGCAGCGGGTTTTCGACCGCGACAGATCTGGCCGACTGGCTGGTCCGCGTGCTGGGTTTGCCGTTCCGCGACGCGCATCACATCACCGGCGCGCTTGTCGCCACCGCCGAGGCGCAGGGCTGCGACCTGCCGGACCTGACGCTGGAGCAGATGCAAGCCGCCCACGGCGACATCACCGAAGATGTATTTTCCGTGCTCGGGGTGGAAAATTCGGTAAACTCGCGCATGTCCTACGGGGGAACCGCCCCCGCACAGGTGCGCGCGCAGATCGCGCGCTGGAAGGAGACGCTGGGATGA
- a CDS encoding DUF2834 domain-containing protein, with translation MSVLRMIYLALAVWGAIHPMYYFVTWFRENGWDIMAMVDAWHVNAATSGLVWDLTIAAVALTVWIIAEVAVRRNWGALIAIPATFCIGVSCGLPLYLFLRAAPVK, from the coding sequence ATGTCAGTTCTACGCATGATCTATCTTGCGCTGGCCGTCTGGGGCGCGATCCATCCGATGTATTATTTCGTCACATGGTTCCGCGAGAACGGTTGGGACATCATGGCGATGGTCGACGCGTGGCACGTCAATGCGGCGACGAGCGGTCTGGTCTGGGATCTGACCATCGCGGCTGTGGCGTTGACGGTCTGGATCATCGCCGAAGTCGCGGTCCGCCGGAACTGGGGCGCGTTGATCGCCATCCCCGCCACCTTCTGCATCGGGGTAAGCTGTGGCTTGCCTCTTTACCTGTTTCTGCGCGCAGCGCCTGTGAAATAG
- the lysA gene encoding diaminopimelate decarboxylase, whose amino-acid sequence MDHFLYRDGALFAEDVAISEIAATVGTPFYVYSTATLLRHFRAFDEALAGMDHLVCYAMKANSNQAVLKTLAQAGAGMDVVSQGEYLRAKAAGVPGERIVFSGVGKTAEEIRVALTGGIRQFNVESEPEMEQLSAIATELGVEAPITVRVNPDVDAKTHAKIATGKSENKFGIPIARAREVYAMAAALPGLKVIGIDVHIGSQLTDLAPFEAAYGKVAELTEALRADGHEIIRLDLGGGLGIPYETGNQAPPLPSDYGAMVARTLGHLGCEIEIEPGRLIAGNAGLMVSRVIYVKSGEGRDFLILDGAMNDLIRPAMYEAHHDIIAVEEPAPGVERQPYDIVGPVCESGDTFAKQRMMPPLVAGDLVAFRSSGAYGAVMSSEYNSRLLIPEVLVKDDQFAVIRPRPTFDEMINRDTIPEWL is encoded by the coding sequence ATGGACCATTTCCTGTACCGCGACGGGGCGCTTTTTGCCGAAGACGTTGCAATCTCCGAGATTGCGGCCACGGTCGGCACGCCTTTCTACGTTTATTCCACGGCAACGCTGCTGCGGCATTTCCGTGCTTTCGACGAAGCGCTGGCGGGCATGGACCATCTGGTCTGCTACGCGATGAAGGCCAATTCCAATCAGGCGGTGCTGAAAACTTTGGCACAGGCCGGTGCGGGAATGGATGTTGTCAGCCAAGGCGAGTACCTGCGCGCAAAGGCCGCAGGCGTGCCGGGGGAGCGGATCGTTTTCTCCGGTGTGGGCAAAACCGCCGAGGAAATCCGCGTGGCGCTGACCGGCGGGATCCGCCAGTTCAACGTCGAAAGCGAGCCGGAGATGGAGCAGCTGAGCGCCATCGCAACCGAGTTGGGTGTCGAGGCGCCGATCACCGTGCGGGTCAATCCCGATGTCGATGCCAAGACCCACGCCAAGATTGCAACGGGCAAATCCGAGAACAAGTTCGGGATACCGATCGCGCGTGCGCGCGAAGTCTACGCGATGGCCGCGGCGTTGCCGGGTCTGAAGGTCATCGGTATCGACGTGCATATCGGCTCGCAGCTAACTGACCTTGCACCCTTCGAGGCGGCCTATGGCAAAGTGGCCGAGCTGACCGAGGCGCTGCGGGCGGACGGCCACGAGATAATACGGCTCGATCTGGGGGGAGGCCTTGGAATCCCTTACGAAACCGGCAATCAGGCGCCGCCGCTGCCCTCTGACTACGGCGCTATGGTGGCGCGCACATTGGGCCATCTGGGCTGCGAGATAGAGATCGAACCGGGACGGCTGATCGCCGGGAACGCGGGCCTGATGGTGTCGCGGGTCATCTACGTCAAATCCGGCGAGGGGCGCGATTTCCTGATCCTTGACGGGGCGATGAATGATCTGATCCGCCCCGCGATGTACGAAGCGCATCACGACATCATCGCGGTAGAGGAGCCTGCGCCGGGCGTCGAGCGCCAGCCCTATGACATCGTCGGGCCCGTCTGCGAATCCGGCGACACATTCGCCAAACAGCGCATGATGCCGCCGCTGGTTGCGGGCGATCTGGTCGCGTTTCGCAGCTCCGGCGCTTACGGGGCGGTCATGTCGTCCGAATACAACTCGCGCCTGCTGATCCCCGAGGTGCTGGTCAAGGACGATCAATTCGCGGTTATCCGCCCACGGCCGACCTTTGACGAAATGATAAATCGCGATACCATCCCCGAATGGTTGTAG
- a CDS encoding TIGR02302 family protein, producing the protein MTSFTPDDLTRTMDRLRRPLALTRWGMRAEVAVRALWPLLSVVLVALAAAMLGLHEVIPLEALWAVGGLTVALALWSLIYALRRLSMPSELDAMMRLDRSLPGRPITALLDDQAIGDSDAASAAVWRAHKRRMAERAARAEAVPGDLRVSSRDPYALRYVAALGFMVALAFGSIWRVGTIDDMARGAEATLASGPVWEGWAEPPRYTGKPTFYLNDLAAGELTLPVGTLITVRFYGEPGALTLSEAVSGRADPPDAGEDDAPPQTAFDFKVLSDGEIAIEGPGGRAWSVAVRADEAPEITILGAPDVAAMGEMQLPFAAKDDYGVEAGEARFALDLPAVERRYGLSVDPEPRPEIVVPLPLPISGDRAGFEENLVDDFSQHPWANLPVTVAMTALDAAEQMGQTAPMQMTLPGRRFFDPVAASVIEMRRDILWSRENLGRTAQVLRAVSYLPDDVFRAQTTALRLRKLIDRLEMHAKYGLDPETQNEIAKDMWDLALELEEGDLDDARERMRRAQERLNEAMKNGASDEEIAELMQELRRATEEYMQQLQREQAQRQDDGQQQQGQQQQGESMQMTQDDLQRLMDRIQELMEQGRMAEAEQALRELQEMMENMQVTQGQQGQGGQSPGEQAMEGLAETLRNQQGLSDQAFRDLQEQFNPGAQAGESQGNEGRNGGQGRGQNHEGQQGQGEGQEGQQRGESGGGEQSPSEGQGQEQSLAERQQQLRDELSRQQGRLPGQGSAEGEAARDALDRAGRAMDEAEQDLREGDLPGAIDNQSQAMEALREGMRSLGEAMAQEQQNQQPGQGTQESDRRAQSEDPLGRSQGTNGATGSDERADLNPDAYGRARELLDEIRRRSGEAGRPEIELEYLRRLLDRF; encoded by the coding sequence ATGACTTCCTTTACCCCCGACGATCTGACCCGCACGATGGACCGGCTGCGCCGGCCGCTGGCGCTGACCCGCTGGGGAATGCGTGCCGAAGTCGCGGTGCGCGCGCTCTGGCCGCTGCTGAGCGTCGTTCTGGTGGCGCTGGCCGCTGCCATGCTGGGCCTGCACGAGGTGATCCCGCTAGAGGCTCTGTGGGCCGTTGGCGGGCTTACCGTGGCGCTGGCGCTATGGTCTCTGATCTACGCCCTGCGCCGGTTGTCCATGCCGTCCGAGCTGGACGCGATGATGCGGCTCGACCGGAGCCTGCCGGGACGGCCCATCACGGCACTGCTGGACGATCAGGCAATCGGGGACAGCGATGCGGCATCAGCGGCGGTGTGGCGTGCCCACAAGCGCCGCATGGCCGAACGCGCTGCCCGCGCCGAAGCGGTGCCGGGCGATCTGCGGGTGTCGTCGCGCGACCCCTATGCGTTGCGCTACGTTGCCGCCCTCGGGTTCATGGTCGCGCTGGCGTTCGGCTCGATCTGGCGGGTTGGTACCATCGACGACATGGCGCGGGGCGCAGAGGCCACTTTGGCCAGCGGGCCGGTCTGGGAAGGCTGGGCAGAACCGCCGCGCTATACGGGCAAGCCCACGTTCTACCTCAACGATCTTGCGGCGGGCGAATTGACCCTGCCGGTCGGCACACTGATCACCGTGCGCTTTTACGGCGAGCCGGGCGCCTTGACCCTGAGCGAGGCGGTATCGGGCCGCGCCGATCCGCCGGATGCGGGCGAAGACGATGCGCCGCCGCAGACGGCCTTCGATTTCAAGGTTCTGAGCGATGGCGAGATCGCGATCGAGGGACCGGGCGGCCGCGCATGGTCCGTTGCCGTGCGTGCGGATGAGGCTCCGGAAATCACCATTCTCGGCGCGCCGGACGTGGCGGCCATGGGCGAGATGCAATTGCCCTTCGCGGCAAAGGATGACTACGGCGTGGAAGCGGGCGAGGCGCGCTTTGCGCTGGACCTCCCGGCGGTAGAGCGCCGGTACGGGCTGAGTGTGGACCCCGAGCCGCGTCCCGAAATCGTCGTGCCGCTGCCGCTGCCGATCTCGGGCGATCGCGCCGGTTTCGAAGAAAATTTGGTGGATGATTTCTCCCAGCATCCCTGGGCGAACCTGCCGGTGACTGTCGCAATGACCGCGCTGGATGCGGCAGAGCAGATGGGACAGACGGCACCGATGCAGATGACCTTGCCGGGGCGCAGGTTCTTCGATCCGGTCGCGGCTTCGGTGATCGAGATGCGCCGCGATATCCTGTGGAGCAGGGAGAACCTTGGCCGGACGGCACAGGTCCTGCGGGCGGTCAGCTATCTGCCCGACGATGTGTTCCGCGCGCAAACCACCGCGCTGCGTCTGCGCAAGCTGATCGACCGGCTGGAGATGCACGCGAAATACGGGCTCGACCCCGAAACCCAGAATGAGATTGCCAAGGATATGTGGGATCTGGCGCTTGAGCTGGAGGAGGGCGATCTGGACGATGCGCGCGAACGGATGCGCCGCGCGCAGGAGCGACTGAACGAGGCGATGAAGAACGGTGCCTCGGACGAGGAAATCGCCGAGCTGATGCAGGAATTGCGCCGCGCCACCGAAGAGTACATGCAGCAATTGCAGCGCGAGCAGGCGCAGCGTCAGGATGACGGGCAACAGCAGCAGGGCCAGCAACAGCAGGGCGAGTCCATGCAGATGACGCAGGACGACCTGCAACGCCTGATGGACCGCATTCAGGAACTAATGGAACAGGGCCGCATGGCCGAGGCCGAACAGGCCCTGCGCGAGTTGCAAGAGATGATGGAGAACATGCAGGTCACGCAAGGCCAGCAGGGGCAGGGCGGTCAATCGCCGGGCGAGCAGGCGATGGAAGGTCTGGCCGAAACCCTGCGCAACCAGCAAGGGCTGAGCGATCAGGCATTCCGCGATTTGCAGGAGCAGTTCAATCCCGGCGCCCAGGCCGGCGAGTCCCAGGGGAACGAGGGGCGCAACGGCGGACAGGGACGTGGCCAGAACCACGAAGGCCAGCAGGGCCAAGGCGAGGGTCAGGAAGGGCAACAGCGCGGCGAAAGCGGTGGTGGCGAACAGAGTCCGAGCGAGGGTCAGGGCCAGGAACAATCCCTCGCCGAGCGCCAGCAGCAGCTGCGGGATGAGCTGAGCCGACAGCAGGGTCGCCTGCCGGGGCAAGGCTCTGCCGAAGGAGAGGCCGCGCGGGACGCGCTGGACCGTGCGGGCCGCGCGATGGACGAGGCCGAGCAGGACCTGCGCGAAGGCGATCTGCCCGGCGCGATCGACAACCAGTCGCAGGCGATGGAAGCATTGCGCGAGGGGATGCGGTCGCTGGGCGAGGCGATGGCGCAGGAACAACAGAACCAGCAGCCCGGACAGGGAACTCAGGAAAGCGACCGCCGCGCCCAGAGCGAGGATCCACTCGGCCGCAGTCAGGGGACCAACGGCGCCACCGGCAGCGATGAACGTGCCGATCTCAACCCGGATGCCTACGGGCGCGCGCGCGAACTGCTGGATGAAATCCGCCGCCGTTCCGGCGAGGCGGGGCGGCCCGAGATCGAACTGGAATACCTCAGGCGTCTGCTGGATCGTTTCTGA
- a CDS encoding zinc-ribbon domain-containing protein, which produces MRLICPNCDAQYEVPDDVMPATGRDVQCSNCGQTWFQHHPDHAPAELPQDDPVTADDEEVAPPPPPPPPAPEPKRKQLDPAVADILRQEAEAEQAARRAGQSGGGLESQPDLGLDAEPQPRKEEADRRAREARERMARMRGEDPDELAVEDAEASAAGLRSRRDMLPDIEEINSTLRAGASGGNDAAQEDAPRIDAPTHQRKRRGFRTGFLTVVLIFIVLSAIYILAPRLATSVPALAPPLAAYTSAVDRGRIWIDTQIRGVLEGSGAEGAGGS; this is translated from the coding sequence ATGAGGCTGATCTGTCCGAATTGCGATGCGCAATACGAAGTGCCAGATGACGTGATGCCTGCGACCGGTCGGGACGTGCAGTGTTCCAACTGCGGTCAGACGTGGTTTCAGCACCACCCCGACCATGCTCCTGCCGAATTGCCCCAAGACGACCCTGTCACCGCCGACGACGAGGAGGTCGCGCCACCGCCGCCGCCCCCTCCGCCCGCGCCGGAGCCAAAGCGCAAGCAGCTTGACCCTGCCGTAGCCGACATCCTGCGGCAGGAGGCCGAGGCCGAACAGGCCGCGCGCCGCGCCGGCCAGAGCGGTGGCGGCCTGGAAAGCCAGCCCGATCTCGGCCTTGATGCCGAACCGCAACCGCGCAAGGAAGAAGCCGACCGCCGCGCCCGCGAGGCACGCGAGAGAATGGCCCGCATGCGTGGCGAGGATCCCGACGAGCTTGCCGTCGAAGATGCGGAGGCCAGTGCCGCAGGCCTCCGGTCACGCCGCGATATGCTGCCCGATATCGAGGAGATAAACTCGACATTGCGGGCCGGTGCCTCGGGCGGGAACGACGCCGCCCAAGAGGACGCGCCACGCATAGACGCACCGACCCACCAGCGCAAGCGGCGCGGTTTCCGCACCGGTTTCCTGACCGTGGTGCTGATCTTTATCGTCTTGTCTGCTATCTATATTCTCGCGCCGCGTCTTGCGACATCCGTACCCGCACTGGCGCCGCCGCTGGCGGCCTATACCTCTGCCGTGGATCGCGGACGTATCTGGATCGACACCCAGATCAGGGGTGTTCTGGAGGGCTCCGGCGCCGAAGGCGCAGGCGGCAGCTGA